Part of the Pyricularia oryzae 70-15 chromosome 3, whole genome shotgun sequence genome, ATCCCAATCATCAATCATTCGTATATTCATGCGCCAAAGAGAGCCCAAGGGGAAAAATACACACCAGAATACTGAAAGAAAAGCGAAAgcgcaaaaaaagagaaagaaaaaaaaagtaagaaGCAAAGAAACCAACACCGGGGCATCGTTGCCCACCAAACAATGCTTATGTACTGCGTGAGCAGCTTTGCGAAGTATCCTCTAGGCAATGTGTAAAAAATATCACGGTAGGAGACTGACTGCCCCTGCCGGAGGAGGTCTCATCCAATGTTGTCTAACTTGTAGTAATATTATGTCGTAAGTCGTGAACAAGCCAGCCAAGCAGCTACAGTATATCGCATGGCAAGTTGGAAATGTcaggttttttttgtcgtaGCCTTGGCACGGCTGTTGTTGTATGGCACGTGGGCCCTGTCCCCCCTACACGCAAGGCTTTGGTGACAGACAAGACAGCGCATGGGGACAAGGTCCAAGTTCAGCTCAGCAGGGTCCATGCATGGGCATTAGGCGCTCTGTGGGCTGGGCGAGCGTGCTGGAGTTCCTGGGTACTCTCCGCCACGCAAGAGATACCTCTCGAACTCTAGGCCATCATCTGCACTGTTGTACAGAGTCCTGCCACGCTCCTCGTCAGAGCCATCTTCACCGTCGTCCCTCAGGATAGGGTTGAAGATGTACTTCTCGTGGGAGTTTGGGTCGAGCATGCCACATTCGAAGTGTCCACTAAGATGCACTCTTTCAAGGTGTGGGAGTCGGTTCTGAAGGGAGGTAAACAGTGATCGGAAAGTGCCCCGACCAAGTTGAATGCCACCCACCACGGGTCCACCGGGTTTGGAAGCCCAGTCACCACCGAGGCGCAGGCGCTTGAGGGTAGATCCATGCCTCTCCAGGAACCTGCGGAGATCGCTCTCATCGCAAGACAGTCCCTCCAGCTTGAGGTCGGTCAGTTTCTTGAAAGCAAAGCTACTGCCAACCAACTCTTGAAACCAGATGGCAAACTTGTACTGGGGGCTGGCGAAATTGTGAAATCCCAAGCTGAGTTGCTCCAGATTGGTCGCAAATTGCAAAAAGTGCCCGAAGCCGTTGATAGCGCGAAACTTGGCAGAGGGCAACATCACCTCGGAAGGATCGACTATGACATCGAGGCGAGTGAGATTGGCTAGAACTGCGGGGGAGTTCCGGAACCAATGTTGACGGTGTTGAGGAACCTTGAAGAGCTCCATGGGTAGTCGGTCGATCTCAAGTGACGATAcatgggcctgggaggctgCAGATATCAATGCATTGAGGTTTGAACAAGCCTGTTTGCGATCAAGTTTGCGGTTGATGGGAAGTCCCAAGGCACAGCTCAGGAGCTCAGCATCTGGAGTGGTTTTATTAAAAGTGACTCTGACATCCTGAAGGTTGGGCAGCCTCGAGAATGCCTCGCTCAGCAGGTCCACCTGCGCGTCGAAAGGAGTAGCACTCTTTCGGAGAGCCTCAATCTGGCGGTATCGTTCCCATGCACTCTGCAGACTAGTATCGGGTTCGTCGTCGCCTTCGGTTTGAAGGAAGGAAGCATGACAGTCGCTAATTTCGAAAGGATGAGAAAAGTCAATCAAGACTTCTCGGATAGCCCCCCTGAGCCGGTCGTGGCCTGAAATGGCATGGAGGCGTTTGACATCATCCCGCCATGAGAAAGAGCGGAAAAcggggggcacgaggtatTCGTAGCCAAGCTCCGCTAGTTTGGGAGAGCATTCGCGAAGAGCCTTGACGGCATCGGGGTCGCAAAACTGGAAAATGAGCCTTACAAGCTCCACGGGGAGAGAGTCCATACCGAACTGTAGAGCATTGGGACAGAAGAAATTTGACAACGAAGCAGACTGAACGCCAAATCGGTGGGAATCAGGCCGTTTAAGAGAAGCTCCCGGGCAGCAAAAAGGCGGACTTGAAGAAGTTTGGAGAAATTCGGTGTGATTGGCCAGGACAAGGGGCTGACAGGAGGTTGGCGGAGTTTGGTCTGCTAACTGGCAAAAGGGTTCAAATCAAAGCAGCCGATCCACGTTTACCCCTGCGCATCCGCCAGTCCAGTAGCAAGCAGTCAGGGCAGATAGATGGATATGGGAGGGCCACTAAACTTCACGAACGCCGCTACGGACCAGTCAGGTCTGACTTCTCAAAGACGCCTTtgagaccttttttttttttttttgcaaggtAAAAGGACATTTTGCTCGTGGgcattgattttttttttttttttttggttggttTGTTCAACGCTGCCTGCCGTCTCTTGGGTCTCGCCGCATGCATCATGGTAGTCACCGAAAGTCGAGACGAACTGTCGGTGAGCGAGCAACCATGTTCACGCGGAGCCATGCCGCCAGTGGACCCttgtcactttttttttttttttttaattcctTCTCTCTGTCTTCTGGATCTTCTGGTCTGGGTGGTATGACAGGGCCAAAGACCCTCCCTGCCAATCACCAACCGAATGGGTAAGGCGGGCCTTGGTGGGTTAAGGCAGACGCCACAGTCAGGCaccgtgctttttttttttttttttttttttactcaaAAGTACCGCGTAGAGTGAGAGGAATGCGGGCGAGACGGGCCAAACTCTGACCGATAGTGACAAATTGAGAGAAAAAGACACGGTACAGTAGGGCTTGGAGGGGGAGCAAAGAACAAAGAAGCAAACTAAGCTGTCTGCGCCGCGGAATTGAGCCCTGGTCTTCCGTTGAATGAGACAACAGGAAAAGTGGTTCAGGTTGTGAAACCCAGTCAACATGGTGCTATCTTACTTTGTACCTCTTGCAgaacacctacctacctactgagTTTCGTGCACCAcggtgtgtgtgtgcgtgtgtgtgtgtgtatggACTTCGCTTCTGTCACTGCCAACAGAAGGCGGGTGGGGAAGCACAAGGTATGTGGTATATTCCGTATAAaaatgtaggtacctaccagcCAAGATAACATGCCATGTGTTAACTCAAGCCCAAGATGGGGAGTACTGTAGAATTTGGCCAGAGAGGTAAGGGTAGCGGGCAAACACCTAGACCGCCAGTCTGGTCCTCAAAGTTCCAGATCCAGATTTCTTCTCGAACAAGTGGACGCGAGTGGGCGATCCATGCGACATGTGCAGCTGTCGGCACGTACCTACGCAGCAGGTAAGGTACCGTACAGTatagtacagtacagtatggTAGTAAGTAGATCAGGCACGGGCATCGTGTCGGTCAGCAAACCCGCCAGCTGGGTCAGGTCGGCTTCATCGATGAGAAATGAAAAGGAGCGACGGAGACATTTGGTCTGCGCATCGCTGAAGGCTTACGTGCGAACGTCCTGCTCAGAAAGTCTGTGTGACACCCACACACTTACTGTACATACAGTTATTATTTTGCGGCTGATGGAAGCTGGAACTTGCGCtgccatggcggcggcgtttgATTTTGTGTAGCAGCCGTCAGCAATTGATGTAATGTGATGAATCAACAAGACGGTGAGATGGAGTTGAGTTTGCTGGTGACCCATCACGAGGTTCGTAGAGTGCTGCATTCAGCGGGGCAAAGCAGTCTGGATTTGATGCCTGATTGTGAGTTTCATGCTAACAAATGGCGGTAATAGCCCAAGACTGTCAAGGTATGCTTGTTTACGTGCTATGATTTTTTTATAACCTTTTACCGACTTATCGTACCAGGAATCAGGTACTGTAGGTATGTCCACATACCTTCAATCAAAACGCTCGTTGGGGACCACATCAAATGCAGTAGGCTAGACTTCCGGCTGGCGAGTAAGGAAGGGCCTGGCTAAAGAGACAACTTACCATCGTAGACCACCGCCAAGGCGTTACATATCAGGCAAGGGGTGGCGATGGGTGACAGGCGGCCGACTACATAAATGACCAATCCACTCCCAAAAATAAACACAGTAGTCCGTTCCACCGCAAATTAATCAACATTAATACTCTCCTGTCGCAACTTGATACGTGAACAGAGCCGCGTTAATACTGTACACCTTAGGTAATTATACAGAAATGGACACTCAAGTTCGTCAGCAACTACctacagtaggtaggtactttggTTACCTAAGAATATTGAAAGGAGTGACCTAGGGAAGTTTCTGGTTAAGTTGCAAGCGAGGTTTCGTAAAGCGTATCTTATTTGTGCAAAAGGTTCATTCCCCGCTTGACCCCCGCACTCGAATTCATGTGCAACCTGAACTGCCGAGAGCGGGATTGAAGCTTCGCGTGACAGTGTTTTTGCCCGCCTTTTGTTTCACTCTCGTTATCGatactctctctctctctctctctccatcTCATGGCCGCGTACCACGTCTAGGTACTGTACGAGTCACTCAAACTCAAACTTCGGCTCTGGCAATCGACGCAAAGAAACAAATCATCAGTCCCCGTGAGGATAGTCAAAAGtcttgtgaaaaaaaaagtgggaAGGAGAAACCCAAAAGGCCAGACAAATCAAATAATCCATCTAGGGCAGCCCTCGCAACCACCGACCCATGTTTTATCGGGCAACGAAGAAAGACGACTGAACTGCACAAGAGGAGGTAGTGATGCCAAGTCCGATCCCCTTTGTGTCCTCGCCAGCAGCATGAGCTCTTATGTTTTGACCACACCGATCCCAAAATGGTGTTCGCATCACTTTTGCCATCCTCGAAATTTGGATCGCGGGCAAGAGCTGGCTCTGGGCAAAGGCCTAGGTTGACGTCGTCGCGCCCAAGCCCCACAAACACTGCGTCTGCCTCGACCGCCTCCACGTCCACACCGACAAGTTCAGCCCCTGCTGCTCACGGCCATGAGTTTATCCTTGACGAAGTCCAGCTGCCTTCGATACCCGAAGAGCGACCCGATCTCCGAGAACTGAACAACTGCCTCGCGGCACTTGCCGTCGTCTTCCCAGATATCCAGCTCGATGTTTTCCGCGAGATGCTAACCAGCTTCGACTGCGAGTCACGTCTCGCTGTCGTCGCCGATGCACTTGTCAAAAATCGTGTGTCTTGGGTGAAGGGCCGGTGGAGGCTACCCGACGAAACAAACAACACCTCGGCcttgccagcagcagcagcagcaacgccgcaGACAAATGCCAAACCGTTACAGGCCCAGGGTGCGTCTCGGAGGAGGCAAGGTGGTCCAGTACCGATCAAGGAACAATTCAGGAGTGCCGAATACAGGGAAGCGGTCAGGTCACTGGCTCTTTACGAGTTCAAGGGTCTTTCGCGGTCCGCCGTGACTGCAGTCTTGGCTGAACACAACCATTCATACCTAGAGGCGCGAAAGACGCTCATCGAGGTGTCTTCCAAATCATGGCGTTTCACTATGGCGAACCTGTTTTCAAGAAAGAAAGCCGCGGTCCCGGTGACGGCGGCTGGGGCAGTAGACAGCCACCCGCTTGTCATATGGAAATCCTCGGGCAAGGGCTCTATCTTGCCTATGATCCGGTCTACGGGTAATGCAGAGCTAGACCATGAACTTTACTATGAGCTGGTTGCCCCGCTAAAGGTCAAGGCCAAAGCAGAACAAGAACACAAAGACCGTGTTCTCGCTGTTGTCATCAATATGGAGGAGGCAGAGGCTGCTGATGCCACGCACGAATGCGCCTGCTGCTTTACCACTGCCACCTTTGAGGAGATCACGGTCTGCAATGCGAACGGCCATGTGCTCTGTTTTCGTTGTATTCAGCACTCGATACACGAGGCTGTCTTTGGCCAAGGTTGGCAACGGAGTATCAATAAGGAGCTGGGCACGCTGCGGTGCCCTGCAGTAGACTCAGATGAATGCAGCGGCTGTATCCCTGCGGATCAGGTGCACCGAGCAATGCTTGAGGAGAAGAACGGGGCCGAGGTCCTGCACCGACTGGATCAGCGTCTAGCCGAACATGGCCTTATATCAAGCGGCCTGCCGCTTGTTCGCTGCCCATTTTGCAGTTATGCCGAGGTTGATGAGTTGTACATTCCTTCCAAGGAGCAACATCTGCGTCTCCGTGCGGCTAGTCTCCTTAAGGTCgctttcttttgtctttgtcTGATGACTGTTCCGTTTCTGCTACCTCTCATGGTCTTGACCTCCATCGTATGCCTTCTCTTCACCTCTCAGCAAGCTTTGGGTGATCGCCTAAGAAGCGAGTTTGCGAAAGCGTTGACAAGACatcgtcgacgccgacgTGGGCTCAAGTTCACGTGCCAGTCGCCGTCTTGCAACAAGACGTCTTGCCTGTCTTGTGACAAAGCATGGACCGACATACACGTCTGTCACGAGTCCGCCCTTGTGGCCCTGCGAACGCAGGTCGAACAGGCCATGAGCATGGCCATCAAACGCGTATGCCCTCGCTGTAACACATCGTTCGTCAAAAACGCGGGCTGTAACAAGCTCACGTGTCCATGCGGCTACAAGATGTGTTATGTATGCCGCAAGGATATTGGCGGTACCGGCGACGGTGACGATGTTGGCTATCGGCATTTTTGCGACCACTTCCGGCCGGAGGGCGATCCGAGACCCTGCGATCAGTGCAACAAGTGCAATCTGTGGGAAGCAGAGAACACTGACGCTGTATTACAAGAAGCCAGAGACGAGGCAGAGCGTAAATGGCTCGAGGCCGAGGGCCACGGGCTGAACGGTGCCGAAAAGAAGTTCCTCGAGACCGGCATCTCCTCGGGACTTTCCTCCTCCCGAGCCAGACAGAACGGATTCAGAGTTGGACCAGAGCTTTTCAGCAAGGCGAAATGGCCAAGTCTACCAACTGTCTGCGACGCTATTGTTGAGAGTCTCTTTGTATGAGATAATATATCCAGTTTATGGTTTTCTTTGCACTTACCGTTGTCTCTGTTGTTTATGGGCAGAGATATTAGCTTTCACAAAACCGCAACGTGCCAGCTGATACCCGCTCCTTTTTCAGTTCGTTACTCGtctgttttttcttcttatctATCTGGTTTTAATCATGCTTTGCTTTTCTATTGCTACATGTATTACACCTTGTCTACCCCGCTTGTTTTGCCAGAAAAGAAAGCATAAGGGATGTGGCAATCTGCATTGGTTGCGTCTGgcgttgttttcttttttcttttttttatgatTTCATTGTCGCTAGCATTGCTCCTTTCTTTGGCTTACACATGATCCCGTTCAAACGGTGAACTGAACAAGACAACCAGTCGATGTACCCTGGATATGAAATAGAAGATGTATTCACAGAACTTTGAAATTTGCTTCTTCCAAAGTTTTCAAAAAATGTATCACATCTTGAGCAGAATGGGTAGTTAACCAGGAAACTCATTCGGTATTTCAGCCTACAGATCCTACAATCACATTACAAAACACAACCGTGATGAAGAAAACGTTTGAACACTTTCCCCCATCTGATCACTCAGTACAGCTCCGCCGCGGCACCACCAATGGCCAACTTGCCCGTCTCCTTGACCTTGGTCTGGAAAATGATCTTGTTGCCCTCCTTCCACATCTCGGTCACGAGGGTCTGGCCGGGCATGACGACGCCGGCGAAGCGGACCTTGATGTTCTTGATCTTGCCAAACTGCTGGTAGACGGCCTTGCCCGAGATGCCAAAGAAGCAGAGACCGTGCAGGATGGGCTGGGGAAAGCCGCCCATCTTGGCGAACTGCGGGTCGACGTGGAGCGGGTTGTAATCGCCGCTCAGGCGGTAAATGCAGGCCTGCTCCTCGGTCGTCTTCTCCTCAACGACCACGTCGGGCGAGCGCTTGGGCGGCGTGTTGGCAGCCGTGCTGGCGCCGCGGTCTTGGGCCTTCTTGGGCCCGCCGAAGCCGCCGGACCCCCTCAGGAAGATGCTGGCCTCGTTGTAGAAGATCTCCTCGCCTGTCTCAGCGTGCACCGTCGTCACTCCGTTGCGGAGGACGGCAGCGTTGCCCTTGTCAACCACCTCGAGGAGCTTGCCGTACGACTTAAGCTTGGCAGAGGTGGGGATGGGGTACTTCTTGATCTCAAGGTATTGCTCGCCGTGGAGGAGCATCATCGGGTTGAAGTTGGGCACAACCTCGTCCATGCTGAAGGGCATGTCGGCGTTGAACTGGGGGATGACGCCAAATGTTGGCAAGACCTGGAAGTCCTCGGCTCCCTCACTATTGAGTCATTGTAAGCATACGAGCAGCTGTCAAAAGGAGGGCTTGCTTCAGAGCAAGATCAAAAGAGACCTACTAGACATAGTCGAGATCTGTCCTCTTCGCGCCGATGCCCAGGTTGTACAGGATTGAGTCTTTCTCACTGTAGACAAACTCGGTACCCTCAGTCTTGGCGTCCTTAGCCCGCTGGATGGCTTCGAGATATTGGTTGCTACCGGATACAGAGCCGCTCTAAAGTCGGGAATGAAGAGTCAATCATTATCGTTCTCATTTTGTTAAGGGCTAAGCTAAGTAGATACATAGAAGCCGCAAAAAGACATCATGTCGTTCACAGTAGCAGGCATAAGAGCAGAATAAAGAAAGTGTGATATCCAAGGTTATTCAAACTTAGATAAGGAAGCGTCTTCATACCTTGCTGCCCGCCTTGTTGTCCATGTTCTCCATGATCTTGGCAACACTGTCCTGCGACTTGAACGGGTGGTCCGCCCTGCCATCGTCAAAGTTGACAATGCGAGCCCAGTTCTTGGCCACCTCCTCGGGAGTCAATGGCACGTCAACTGGGAAGCCGTGGCCACCGCTGCGCTGCCACCTGGTGGCACCCTGCCAGCCGCTTCCGACCTCGTAAAGGCCTCCAGTGGGGTTCTCGGGAACCTTGTCGCTGCAGAGGGCCAGAACTAGAGGTGCAATGTACTCTGGCTTGAACGCTTGCACGAGCTCCTCGGGGAGAATGGTCTTGGTCATAGCAGTGCCAGCATTGGGGGCAATGGTGTTGACGAAGATGTTGTACTTGGCACCCTCAAGAGCCAGAGCTCGTGAGAAACCAAGGATAGCACATTTCTATCAAAATGGTTAGTGCTTGAGCACAAATTGGAGGCAATTTAGGAAAAATTCTTTACTTACGGCAGCGGAGTAGTTGGCCTGCCCAAAGTTGCCATAGATACCGCTGGTGGACGTCGTGTTCACAATGCGGCCATACTTCTGCTTGAGGAGATAAGGCCAGGCAGCCTTGGTGATCTTGTAGGTTCCACGGGCGTGCACGTTCATGACGGGGTCCCAAAGGTTGTCATCCATGTTTGTGAAAGCCTTGTCCCTCAGAATACCGGCGTTGTTGATGATAATGTCGATACGGCCAAAGGCGTCAATAGCAGCCTTGACAACAGCGTCACCGTCCTCGGCGGAGGCCTTGATACCAATGGCCTTGCCGCCCATTTGCTTAATCTCGTTCACAACTCCGTCAGGGTTGGCGAGATCGTTGACGACAACGGAAGCACCACCCCTGGCGAAGGCCAAGCAGTAGGCACGGCCAATGCCGGCACCTCCACCAGTGACAAGGGCAACACGGCCCTTGTAGTCAATCGGCTCTCCCTTGTCGTTGGGGCCCAGCTGTGTCGATTCCTCGAGCAGGCTGAGAAAATCGTTGGGGCCACTAGGGTACTGTGGCTTTGAGAAGTCGACGACCTGGTTCCACTTCTTGATGATGGCTCCAGGGGTGTAGGTCTCGTCGCACTTGAGCAGGAGACCGCTGGAGCGCTCCCACCTGAGCTTGGCGCAGTGGCCACCGCCAACTTCAAAGATGCCACCAGTCTCGTTTGTGTTGTTCTTGTGGACCAGGACAGCAACCAGCGGCACAACCCACTCGGGCTTCATCAAAGCCAGCAAGTCAGGAGGCATCACAGTCTCAGTCATGCGACTTGCGGCAATGGGAGCAATGACGTTGGCGAGTATGTTGTACTTGACGCCCTCCTTGGCGAGCGTCTCAGTGAAGCCAACCATGGCCAACTTGGCAGCCGAGTAGTTGCACTGACCGAAGTTACCGAACAGACCGGCGGCTGAGGCAGTGTTGATAACACGACCGTACTTCTGTTTCCTGAAGTGAGGCCATGCTGCCCGTGCACACTTGTAGGCGCCCTTGACGTGGACCTTGAAAATCAAGTCCCAGTCCTGGTCGGACATATTCTTGAAGCTGATATCACGGAGAATACCGGCATTGTTAATCAAGATATCGATGCGGCCGAATGCCTGGATGGCTGTGTCGATGATCTTGTCGCCGTTCTCGACCGAGTCGTAGTTGGCTACAGCCTTGCCGCCCGCGGCCTTGATCTCGTTTACAACAACATCTGCAGCCTGGGGGAGTCGAATGCGATGGAGTTAGCAATTGCAATGAGCGAAATACACCATCAGGCCAAAGAGAATGGGTTCCACTAACCTTGCTGGAGGTACCCTCTCCCTTGAATGAGCCGCCCAAGTCGTTGACGACGACGCTGGCTCCCCTGCTACCAAAGAAAGTAGCATATGCCTTGCCGAGACCACCGCCGGCACCGGTCACAACGACGACCTGGCCGTCGAAGCGCAGCTCTGCAGCCATGATTGTGGGGTATGTGATAGAGTAGAGGTATTCAGTTGATGGTGCAAGAAGt contains:
- a CDS encoding peroxisomal hydratase-dehydrogenase-epimerase — its product is MAAELRFDGQVVVVTGAGGGLGKAYATFFGSRGASVVVNDLGGSFKGEGTSSKAADVVVNEIKAAGGKAVANYDSVENGDKIIDTAIQAFGRIDILINNAGILRDISFKNMSDQDWDLIFKVHVKGAYKCARAAWPHFRKQKYGRVINTASAAGLFGNFGQCNYSAAKLAMVGFTETLAKEGVKYNILANVIAPIAASRMTETVMPPDLLALMKPEWVVPLVAVLVHKNNTNETGGIFEVGGGHCAKLRWERSSGLLLKCDETYTPGAIIKKWNQVVDFSKPQYPSGPNDFLSLLEESTQLGPNDKGEPIDYKGRVALVTGGGAGIGRAYCLAFARGGASVVVNDLANPDGVVNEIKQMGGKAIGIKASAEDGDAVVKAAIDAFGRIDIIINNAGILRDKAFTNMDDNLWDPVMNVHARGTYKITKAAWPYLLKQKYGRIVNTTSTSGIYGNFGQANYSAAKCAILGFSRALALEGAKYNIFVNTIAPNAGTAMTKTILPEELVQAFKPEYIAPLVLALCSDKVPENPTGGLYEVGSGWQGATRWQRSGGHGFPVDVPLTPEEVAKNWARIVNFDDGRADHPFKSQDSVAKIMENMDNKAGSKSGSVSGSNQYLEAIQRAKDAKTEGTEFVYSEKDSILYNLGIGAKRTDLDYVYEGAEDFQVLPTFGVIPQFNADMPFSMDEVVPNFNPMMLLHGEQYLEIKKYPIPTSAKLKSYGKLLEVVDKGNAAVLRNGVTTVHAETGEEIFYNEASIFLRGSGGFGGPKKAQDRGASTAANTPPKRSPDVVVEEKTTEEQACIYRLSGDYNPLHVDPQFAKMGGFPQPILHGLCFFGISGKAVYQQFGKIKNIKVRFAGVVMPGQTLVTEMWKEGNKIIFQTKVKETGKLAIGGAAAELY